A genome region from Sebaldella sp. S0638 includes the following:
- a CDS encoding PTS sugar transporter subunit IIC — MRKKFEEGLLKISQKLGNQRHLKAVASGMMMILPLIIIGSLFMIIANPPVSSEIDYTGTTNIIIKFLLKWKAFSTQNYGLLTAPFDLTMGVFSLMAVFAISYQLAKSYKLKEMNVIIGMTSMIMFLIVTNTPLTDGKISLEYLGGNGLFVAIIIAIISTEIFRLIEVKKWQYVFPESVPPMVSSFVNSLLPVILNIIVLYGINILLIFLFQKNLPSLITTMLTPGLQAVNNIWVYLAITIFANILWMLGINGTSIIFPLVFTMGIANTGLNAEAVMNGKDPQVLMNLQMFRYMILGGAGNTLGLVLLMMKSKSVQLKTIGRLSIVPGICGINEPVIFGSPIVFNPVLGIPFIIMPVISTVLGYLVQLSGLVKPGYIIDPSFTPFFIQAYLSALDWRNVVFVFLLVIISIFVYLPFFRIFEKKILAEELLNAESQSETAASF, encoded by the coding sequence ATGAGAAAAAAATTTGAGGAAGGCTTGCTTAAAATAAGCCAGAAACTTGGAAATCAACGGCATCTAAAGGCTGTGGCAAGCGGTATGATGATGATCCTGCCGCTTATTATCATTGGTTCTCTTTTTATGATTATTGCTAATCCGCCTGTTAGTTCAGAAATTGATTATACCGGAACTACAAATATTATTATAAAATTTCTGCTGAAATGGAAAGCTTTTTCCACACAAAATTACGGACTCCTGACTGCACCGTTTGATTTGACAATGGGAGTTTTCAGCCTTATGGCAGTATTTGCCATTTCTTACCAGCTGGCTAAATCTTATAAACTAAAGGAAATGAATGTTATTATCGGTATGACTTCTATGATAATGTTCCTTATAGTTACCAATACACCTTTGACAGACGGCAAAATTTCCCTTGAGTATCTTGGAGGAAACGGTTTATTTGTTGCTATTATTATTGCAATAATTTCTACTGAGATTTTCAGACTTATCGAGGTAAAAAAATGGCAGTATGTTTTTCCCGAGTCAGTTCCGCCGATGGTTTCTTCATTTGTGAACTCTCTGCTGCCTGTTATACTTAATATTATTGTGTTATACGGAATAAATATTCTGCTTATATTCCTGTTTCAGAAAAATCTTCCGAGCCTGATCACTACAATGCTGACACCCGGACTTCAAGCTGTAAATAACATATGGGTCTATCTTGCAATTACTATTTTTGCTAATATTTTATGGATGCTGGGCATTAACGGTACTTCTATCATTTTTCCGCTTGTATTCACCATGGGAATTGCCAATACCGGATTAAATGCCGAAGCTGTTATGAACGGAAAAGACCCACAAGTGCTGATGAATCTTCAGATGTTCCGGTATATGATTCTCGGCGGTGCAGGAAATACTTTGGGGCTTGTACTTTTAATGATGAAAAGTAAATCTGTACAGTTAAAAACTATCGGCCGTTTATCTATTGTTCCGGGAATATGCGGAATAAATGAACCCGTAATCTTTGGGTCTCCTATAGTCTTTAATCCTGTTTTGGGAATACCGTTTATAATTATGCCTGTTATCAGTACAGTTTTGGGGTATCTTGTACAGTTATCCGGGCTGGTAAAACCGGGGTATATAATTGATCCTTCGTTTACTCCGTTTTTTATTCAGGCGTATCTTTCTGCACTGGACTGGAGAAATGTGGTCTTTGTATTTCTGCTTGTTATTATCAGCATTTTTGTTTATCTGCCTTTCTTTCGTATCTTTGAAAAAAAGATACTGGCAGAGGAATTGCTAAATGCCGAAAGTCAGTCTGAGACAGCTGCTTCATTTTAA